In the Haloarcula salinisoli genome, TATGGACACCGCTCCAAACCCGACCACGAATAGCCCGAAGATCGTGCCCAAAACCCGACCTTTTGTCCCATAGACCATTCTACTCATACTGTTGTGTAAATTACTATCTGCATTAATACTTTGTATAAAATATGAAGGAGAAGCGTACAGCGCCACGAGAAGACGACAAGGCCGCTGTAACGGATATGCTGGTTCCGCTACCGGACCGGCGCCCTGCTACCGGGTACGCGAGTCCTCGCGGACCGGACCGTCGGCCAGGCCTGACACCACAGCACCGATACGTCTCCACCCGATACCGACGGTGATGACCCGACGCGGCTACGAGAACGCTGGCTATCGGCGGTTGTTCGACGGCGACGGACTCACCGTTGGGCTCGGCCTGCCACTGACGGGCGTCCGGGAGTCGACGCCGGCCGTCGAGGCCGAAGTCCGGCTGGCCAAACGCGCCGAGTCGCTGGGCTTCGACGGCCTCTGGGCCAGGGACGTACCGACCTTCTGGCCCCGCTTCGGGGACGCCGGCGGGGCCTTCGACACGTGGCCGTTGCTCTCACATCTGGCCGCCCACACCGACGACATCGCGCTTGGCACCTCGAGTGTCGTCCTGTCGCTGCGCCATCCGATTCACGTCGCCAAGTCGGCCGCCACCGTAGACCGGTTCTCCGACGGTCGGCTCGTCATGGGTATCGCCTCCGGGGACCGCGACCCCGAGTACCCGGCCTTCGGCGTCGACCCCGACGAGCGCGGCGAGCGGTTCCGCGAGCGCGTCGCGGCGGTGCGGGCCATCTGGCGCGAGGAGTTCCCCGAAATCGAAGGGTCGTGGGGCCGTCTGGATGGCGAGCTGGACGTCCTCCCGAAGCCGACGACAGAGACGCTCCCACTCCTGCCGACGGGCAACGCCCGCCAGTCCGACGAGTGGATTGCCGACCACGGCGACGGCTGGCTCTTCTATCACCTCCCGGAGTCCACCCTCGAATCGTACCTGGAGCGGTGGCGCGAGCAAACGACCGACAAGCCGTTCGCCATCGCCGTGCGGGTGGCCTTCGCCGAGGACCCGACCGCAGAGCCAGAGCCCCTGCATCTTGGCTACCGCGCCGGTGTCGAGTGGTTCCGCGAGTACTTCCACCGGCTCGAATCGTACGGGCTCGATCACGTCATCGTCGGGCTGGAAGCCGACGACCCACAGGCTGCGATGGAGACGTTCGCGAGTACGGTCCTCCAGGAGCTCTGAGTGACGATACCCTGTGTCCGCGCGTATATCAGGCTCCAGCACGAATCCACGGTATCGTGACACAGTCGAAATCGCTGTACAAGGCCCCCAGAACGACTGTCTCCCAGGACCAGGGGAAGTTCCGCATCCACTTCAACTTCCCCGGCCGGAACCACCCCGACCACGACGACCACGGCTACGGCCCGCTGGCGACGGTCGTCGAGTCGTTCATGGACCCGGACACGCTCATCGGGATGCACCCCCACCGCAACGAGGAGATCATCTCGTGGGTCCCAGACGGGGTAATGCGCCACGACGACCGGCAGGGAAACGAACTGGTCACCGACCCAGACCACCTGCTGGTCATGAACGCGGGCCGGGAGTTCTGGCACGAAGAGCGCACGCTCGCCGAGGACCCGCCGCTGCGGATGTTACAGATTTTCGTCCGGCCACACAGCCTCGGGCTGGAACCGACGATACAGCACGAGCCGATTCCGACGCCGGTCGACGGCGAGTGGCGACACCTCTTCGGGCCAGAGGGGACGACAGCGCCGGCGTACGTCCGGAACCAGGTACACTGCCACGACGTTCGGCTCCCCGAGGGGGCCAGCGTCGAGTTTCCGACGGTCGAGGGCTGGGATACGTATTTTTACGTCTTCGATGGGGCGGTCGCGGTCGCCGGCACCGATTTCGACCGCGCCGAGAGCGGCCTGCTGGTCTCGGGCGGCGAGACCATAACCGCGACGTCCGACGCCGTGGTGGTCGCGTTCAGTATCGACCCGACGGCACCGGTCACGCGACAGGGTACAATCGGCCGCTGAGACGGGCTCCGTTAAACGTGCCCGTGTAAGACCCCTATGGGTCCACCCGTCGGTCGACGGCCCACGACAGCGAGGGGTCTACGTCACAGAGCCGGTCGTAGAACCGCCTGAGTCCGGCCGACTCGGTTTCGGGCAGGACGTGTAGCCGGACGGTGCCGTCCCGGACCGCCACGCGGAACACGTCGGTCGTGTCCTCGTCGCGGACCAGCCACAGCGGCATCGGTAGGTCGTGGAAGTCACCGTAGCGGTACGGGCCATCGGCGAGTATATCCGTGACTACGGCCGCCAGCTCGGGCTCGGTGTGGCCCCGATTCGGAACGAGTTCGAACTCCGTGCCGCCCTCGTACTCGACGCCGCTGCCGTGGGGGTATCGTCGGGTCGGCCGGGCCGGAATCGAGAACGAGGGGTCGCCCGTCATCTGTGTTGTCGTTGGTCGTGATAGCGCTTAAAATCGCGGGCGCTCGACCCAGGTGGCTATCCACCGTGATAACTGGGCGCTTACATTTAAGCGAGGAAATATCATGGTTTATACTATGAGAAGTGACGCCCCCGGGTCATCACTGGTGCTCCACGCTGGGAGCGACGACGGGCTGGTCGGCGACGCGGTCGAATCGCTGGGGACGGACGAAGCGACAGTCCGGGCCGTCGATAGCGAGGCGGCGGCGCTGACCGCGGTCAGAGAGGAGTCGGTGGGGTGTCTCGTCTGCGAGAGCGAGTTCGCCGACGGCGACGGGCTGGAGCTGCTGTCGGCGCTCGAAACGAGCGCGCCGCTGCTGCCGACGCTGTTCCTGACTGACGACCCGTCACTCGGAGACGCGGCGCTTTCGGCCGGCGCGACTGATATCGTGGTCAAACAGGACGGGCTCGACCCGGTGGCGGTACTGGCCCGCCGGCTGGAGAACACACTGTCCCGGGGGCCAGCAGTCACTCGTGACGCCGACGAGGAGGCGGTTGCCCTGCTACAAAGTATGTACGACGTCACGACCGATACGGAGTCGAGCTTCGAGGCGAAGGTCGACCGGTTGCTGCGACTGGGCTGTGAGACGTTCTCGCTGTCGAACGGGTTCCTGACCCGTATCGAGGGCGGGGAGGCCGATGGGAAACAGACCATCGTCCAGTCGCGCGGCCCCCACGAGAAGCTGTCTCCGGGCGAGTCATGCCCGCTCTCGCGAGCCTACTGTCGTGAGACCGTCCGCACCGACGGCCTCCTGGCGTTCGAGGACGCCGTCGAGGCGGGGTGGACCGACGACCCCAGCTACGAGGAGTTCGGCCTCGGGTGTTACATCGGCGGCAAGGTTGTCGTCGACGGGGAGCTGTACGGAACGCTCTGTTTCGCCGACACCGAGCCACGCCAGACGCCGTTCACCGAGCTGGAACGGACCGCAGTGCGTCTGATGAGCGAATGGGTGAGCTACGAACTCGAAGGCCAGCAGGCCCGCGCGGAGCTGGAGCTGAAAGAGCGCGCCATGGACGAGGCCCCAGTGGGCATCCTCATCAGCGACCCCGACCAGCACGACAACCCGGCAGTGTACGTCAACGACCAGTTCACCGAGATGACGGGATATCCGGAAGCCGACGCGCTCGGCCGGAACTGCCGGTTCCTCCAGGGCGAGCGGACCGACCCGGAACCGGTAGCCGAGTTGCGGGCGGCGATAGACGCCGAGCGCCCGGTCTCCGTCGAACTCCGCAACTACCGCCGTGATGGCACCGAGTTCTGGAACCGTGTCTCGGTCGCGCCAATCCGCAACAGCGAGGGCGAGGTGACCAACTACGTCGGCTTCCAGGAGGACGTCACGGAGCGCAAGGAGCACGAACTTGAGCTCAAACTTCGGAACCGAGCGATTTCGGCGGCCCCAATCGGCATCACCATCCACGACACGTCCGCCCCGGCGTTGCCGGTCACGTACGCCAACAGCGGGTTCGAGGCCATCACTGGCTACGAGCCCACGGCCATCGAGGGGGAGCCACTCTCGATGCTGGCGGGCGCTGAGACGGAGCCGGAGCGGGCCGGAGCGCTCGAAACGGTCGGCGGTGAATCGGCCTCTGAGACGCTCCTGCTCTACCGGACGGACGGGTCGCCGTTCTGGGGACGGGTGAGTATCGCGCCGGTCACCGACGAGGACGGGGAGACCACACACGCCGTGGGGTTCCTGCAGGACGTGACCGAGACCAAACAGCACGCCGAGGAGATAGAGCGGCGCCTCGACGAGTTCGGCGACGTTCTCGCCGCCGAGCTACAGACGCCACTGCGGGACGCCCGGTCGCGGCTGGCCGCCGACCTCGACGAGCTCTCCCCTGGGGACCTCAGCGCCGCGCTGGCGGCCATCGAACGGACGGACAGCCTCATCGACGACCTCACCACGGTGCACTCCTTCTCGGTGAAATCCCGCGACGTGTTCGAAACGGACGGGAGCGCGCCGGGGACGGACCCGTGACCGGGAATCGACCGTGGTGGCCTCGCTGGGGCTCGACCTCTCTCTGAGCACCAATGGACCACCTCATCACAGATGTCGTCATCTGCGAGCAAAACCGCACGCGAGCAGAGCTGTACGCACTCTGGCTCGACCAGGTGGACGCGGCGGTCGCGCTGACGGCGCGGGAGGCGGCCGACGCCGTCGATGAGGGGACGGCCGTCGTGGTTCTCGACCAGCGCTTCGCCGGGGAGAAGACGCGGAACCTACTGTCGCTCGTTCGGTCGGAATCGCCGCTCTCCCGGGTCATAGAAACCCGAGAGCGGTCCTCGCCGTTCCCGGAGCTTGGCCTCGACCACCACCTTGTCAAGCCCGTCTTCGAGGCGGAGCTGACCGACCTCGTCGGGACCCTGTTACTGCGGGCCAACTACCATCTGGTGCTCCGGCTCTACTACCAGACGACAGCCCCGCTCCTGTCGCTGCAGAGTCAGACCGAGCCGAACGACGCGGCGGTCGAACAGCGAGAACGCCTCGAGGCCCGGGCCGAACGGCTCAAAGACGTCATCGGGACCTACCAGGCTGCGATGAGCGAAGACGACATAGCGGCCGTCAAAGACGCTGTCAACTACACGCCCGTTCGGAAGGCCCACGATAGCGACACCGATACCGGCAGCAAATACCGGCCAGATAAGTGCTCCCGTTGTCGGGAGCCGTGGAACAGCTCGCCGTCGGAGGGTGGGACCAGAGTCACCAGACTGGGAGCGTACGTCTGGCGGTGTGGTAACTGCGGCCACGTTCAGATGCGTGCCGACCCGAGCCACCAGGACGTCGGGAAGTTCCGCCGCTGACCGACGGTTCCGGGCCCGCGGGTGGTGCGATTTATCCGCACGTGGCCCTTCTGGCCGAGTATGTGTGGCCGTTACAGTCTGTTCGCGCATCCAGCCGACATCGAGGCCCGCTTCGACGCCGCCTTCGACTTCGAGTTCGAGGCCCGCTACAACGCCGCCCCGAGCCAGTCGCTCCCGGTCATCACCGGCGAGGACCCCGACACGATTCAGCGCATGGAGTGGGGCCTGGTGCCGTCCTTTGCGGAGTCACGGAACGACCACGGCTACATCAACGCCCGGGCGAAGACACTCGCCGAGAAGCGGTCCTTTGCCGACGCCTACGAATCGCGGCGGTGTCTCGTACCCGCTGATGGGATGTACGAGTGGGTGGAACAGAACGGTAGCAAACAGCCGTATCGGGTCGCCCTCCCCGACGACGACCTCTTCGCCATGGCCGGGCTCTACGAACGGTGGGAGCCGCCCCAACGCCAGACCGGACTCGGTGAATTCGGTGCGAGTGGCGACCAGGGTGGCCAGGACGAGGTCGTCGAGACGTTCACCATCGTCACGACGGAGCCAAACGACACCGTGGCCGACCTCCACCATCGGATGGCCGTGATTCTCTCCCCCGATGAAGAATCACAGTGGCTCACTGGAGACACCGACACCGTCGCAGACCTGCTCGACCCCTACGGCGACCCGATGCGGACCTATCCGATATCGACGGCCGTCAACAGCCCCAGCAACGACTCACCGGACATCATCGAGCCCGTCGATGGCTAGCGGATGAACTCGTGGGTGTTCGTCTCTTCGGTGAGTTCGCGCTCCGGCTGTGGGCCGAAGGCGTCCTCGTGGATGAACAGATACACCATCAGGACCAGCGCGAAGACGACACTGCCAAGCGAGAGTGGCGTTCGCACACCGGCCAGTAGCGGACCGAAGTAAACGACCACGACACCCGAGAGGCCGAGAAGCGCCAAGGCCAGCCCGAGCTTTCGCAGCTGCGCGACGTACAGGGCGGCCAGTAACAGGGCGAAGCCAACGGTGAGTTTCCCGATACCGATGGCCGTCGTCAGACTCAGCTCGAGTTCGACCACCAGGTCCAGCGTGCCGGCAGCGAGTTGCACCGCGCCGAGCGCTACGAGAAGCACACTGACCCCGTACGCGCGGGCCTGGCCCATCGCCATAGCAACACAATCGGCGGCCCGGCGTAATATCTCTATGGGGCGTTACTGAACCCGACCGAATGCGAGCGTCCCGCTGATGGACTCGATGTAGGCGTTGACGACCTGGCCCTCGCGGGCGCCGGAGACGAAGATGGTATACTTGCCTTTCTCGGCGACACCGTCGCCCTCGCGGCCGGTGCCGGTGATCTTGACCTCGTAGGTCTCGCCCTCTTCGAGCGTGGGCGTGTTCTGCTGGGTGGTGTTGCTCGAACCCTTCGAGACCGGACGGAAGGCACCGCAGGCCTGACAGCGGAGCATGTCCACGCCGTCCTCGGTCTTGAGGACGGTGTCGGGCAGGCCACACTCCGAGCAGGTGACGTACTCGGCGGTGTAGGCGTCGATTGCGGCCTGGAAGTCGGCGATGTCGAAGGAACCGTTGTAGCGAGCCTCGCCGCCGTCGAACTGTCCGTTGGTCCCGAACTCGCGCTGGATGGTGCTGTGGAGGTGCTGGGCGTCCCGGGAGAGGGCGTCGGCGATGGCCTCGAGGTTGGTCAGTCGTGTGAACGCGCCGTCGGTCTGACCCTCCGGCTCCGGGATGGAGAGGCGCTCACCGGCCTCTCGTGGCTGGTCCGGGAGCACGTCGTATGCTCTGTCGAGTGCGGCTTCGTAGTTCATACCGGAAGGACGGGGTTCGAGCCTAAAGGCGTTCCGTGATAGCCCCTCGCACCGACAGTCCGGCGCTACCGAGATGCGTGCGTTCGTAAGCCACTGCAACCGGAGCTAAGTTCCCGATAACAAATCAATTCGTCCCAGTTGCCAGCGGTATGTCCAGATACGGGACACGCAGACGGTTCCTGACCGCAGCGGCAGCTGCCTTCGCTGGTCTCGGCCTCGCCACGACCACCGACGCCGACGACCACCGCACGTTCACCGTTGAGCAGGACGGCGACTGTTACCCGGTGGTTCCGCTCTCGGGTGACGAGCCCGTCGAGGCGTTCTACGAATGGGGGCTCGACGAGCGCTCGTACAGCTCCGAGGGGACCCGGGAGCTACAGGACTCGGAGACGAGCCTCCTGTTTCTCTATCGAGGACCCGAGGGGCTCAGCCTCGTCGTCGTCCACGACGCGGCGGACGACGGGACCCCTGGCGGAAAGGTCACCTTCGAAATCACGGGCATCCCGGGGAGCGCGACCTGGGCGGTCAAGGACGACCTCTACGAGGCCGAGACCAACGTCGACACCTGGGAGGTCAACGGGACCGTTCTGGAGGCAAACGAGAGCACGATAACCGACGACTACAACGCCTCCAGCGAGAACGAGACCGCGGGCGATGGCAACGAGACCGAGCCGTACCAGAACGAGACGGAGGATACTGCCATCGACCAGGGCAAGAACGATACCGCGGGCGATGGCAACGAGACCGAGCCAGACCAGAACGAGACCGCAGCGAGCACGCGAACCGACGAGATAGACTGGTGGTGGACCACTGGCCGGACCGACGGGGGCGCGCTCCGCGGGCTCGCGGTCGACGACCTCGAGCTCCGCATCGAGCCCGCGTTCAACGACGAGGCCGAGCTGGAGGACACGCCGAACGACGGCGAGGTGACGTCGTGGGAGCTGCTCTCCGGCGACCGGGAGGACCCGGACCGGACCGCCCTCGACCTGCGCGAGCCGCTCACACTCCGGACCGGCAGCTGTGACGGCGACACGCCGACGGCCGACGACGCCACGGAGGCGAACGCGACCGACAACTCGACAGGGACCGAGAGCGAGGGCGAAACAACCGACGCGAGCGAAGATGGGGAAGATATCGCAGCGGACAACGAAGATGAGGCGGACAGCGACGAGAGCGAATAGCGGGCGGGGACAAGAGTCGGCTTTCGCGGCCCGCCCGACGGCGTCAAACTGCTGTGGGTCGGTTATTCGAGGTGGTGGTAATCCAGTTCGTAGCCGGTGTCGACGGCGTCCTGGACTTCGGAGCTGGGCTCGGCCACGCCGCGGGTCCGAAGGTCCAGTCCGGTCGGCCCCTCGCTCATAACGATGTTTCGCCGCCAGTCACCGTCGGTCTCGGGGTAGTCCGTCCGGTAGTGTGCGCCCCGCGATTCGGTCCGTTCGAGGGCGGCCCGCAGCATCGTCTCGGCTATCGGGAGGCTAAAGGAGAGGTCGACGGCGAACTCGAACTCCCGGCTCGTTCGGTCCCCGTCGATACGGAGGTCGGCCGTCCGCGCCCGGAGGGCGTCGAGTTCGGCCAGTCCCTCCCGCAGTGACGCTTCGTCCCGGAGGATGCCGGCGTGCTCCCAGAGGATGTCTCCCAGGTCAGCGAGTAGCTCGCGGGCCGTCACCTCGCCCTCGCTGTCGGCCAGTTCCGCGAGCGCGTGGAACTCCCGCTGGGCGAGCGCGCGCTGACTGGCAGTGACGGCCGGCACCGTGTCGTCGACCTGCTCGGCGACGTGTTCGCCGACGAGCTTTCCGATAGCGACGGTCTCGGCCAGCGAGTTCCCGCCGAGTCGGTTGGCGCCGTGGACCCCCGCGACCGTCTCGCCGACGGCGTAGAGTCCGGGGACGCCGGTTTCACCCGTCGAGGAGTCGATGTCGACCCCGCCCATCGAGTAGTGGGCCGTCGGTGCGACCTCCATGGGCGCCTCGGTGATGTCGACCCCGAGCGACCCGAACCGCTCGACCATCGACGGCAGGCGGTCCTTGATGTACTGGTCGTCACGGTGGGAGATGTCCAGATAGACGCCGCCGTTGTCGGTGCCGCGCCCCTCGCGTATCTCCTGGGCGATGGCCCGGGCGACTACGTCACGGGCGTCGAGTTCCATCTGGTCGGGCGAGTACCGTTCCATGAACCGCTCGCCCTCGGCGTTTATCAGCCGGCCACCCTCGCCCCGAACGGCCTCTGTCACGAGCCGCCCGTCCCACTCCTCGCCGTAGCGGGCGCCGACCATCCCGGTCGGGTGGAACTGGACGAACTCGATGTCCATGAGCCGGGCCCCGGCCCCGAGCGCCAGGGCGGGCCCGTCGCCGTTGTTCTCGTCCGCCCGCGAGGAGTGACGGTGGTACAGCGCCGAGGAGCCCCCGGCCGCGAGCACCACGTGGTCGCTCCGGAAGAGCACGAACTCGCCGCTCTCCATGTCGAAGCCCATCGCCCCCGCGACCCGCTCACCGTCGGTCAGCAGCCGCGTCACCATCACGTTGTCCCGGTAGGGAATATCCATCGACTGTGCTTTCGCGACGAGTGTGTCGAGCATCGCCTCGCCGGTCCGGTCACCCACGAAGCAGGTCCGTCGGAACGACTGTGCGCCGAAGTAGCGCTGATTTATTTTCCCGTCCTCGGTCCGGTCGAAGGGCATCCCCCAGTCGGCCAGTTCGCGGATGCGGTCGGGCATGTGCTTCGCCGTCAGCTCGACGGCCTCCGGGTCGTTGATGTAGTGGCCCTCGTCGAGCGTGTCGGCGGCGTGAATAGTCCAGTCGTCCTCCGGGTCGAGGCTCCCCAGCGCGGCGTTGATACCGCCGGCCGCCCACGTCGTGTGGGCGTCCCCGTGGTCGCTCTTGCCGATGACCAGCGGCTCGACGCCGGCGTCGGCCAGGGCTATCGCGGCCCGGGCGCCCGCCGCGCCCGCGCCCACGACGAGCACCGGAACTGACACCGTCTCGTGGTCGATGGGGTCGTCGCGCACAGCCACTGTTTCGGCCGTCTGCAGGCGATCTCGCATGAGCTAACGTAGGGGCTGTACACGGATAAGCCTCGCGCGCGTGCGTGTGATTGAAAATATGAATTCGTGACAGACTCGGCTGTCGGAGCCTCACCCGAACAGCAACAGCGCGTTCGAGACGACGACAGCACACGTCACAGTCGCGAAAAGCGCCAGGAAGACGGCGGCGTTCCGGTCGTCGAGTAGCGCCCAGCCGGCGACCAGCCACGCCATCGCAGCGAACTTCACGAGCCCCAATCCGGCGAGGCCGAACTCGGCGAGCATGGCCGCCATGACGACGTTGCCCTCGCGCAACCCCGCCTCCAGCCCGACCATCGTCAGGACGATGTCGGCTGCGGTGGTCGCGAGGATGAGCGCCCAGAGGACGGCGTGGCTCCGGGTCATGCGCCGCTCCCGGCGCAGCGTCAGGAGCGCGTCGTCGCTCTCGGCAGTGGAGACGACCGGCACTGCCCGACAGCAGGGTACCGAGGCATTTGAGCGCTCGGGTGCAAACGCCGACAGTATCCACACACATATCAACACGCTCGCGCTACCGAAGGTATGGTCCAGATCGACCTGACCACGAGTCAGGAGCAGACCCTGACTGCGCTGGTCAACCAGCACCGCCCGGGGGAGGGGCCAGTCAAGGCACAGGTCGTCGCCGACGAAGTCGACCGCAGCCTCGGTACCATCCAGAACCAGATGCAACG is a window encoding:
- a CDS encoding LLM class oxidoreductase, which codes for MTRRGYENAGYRRLFDGDGLTVGLGLPLTGVRESTPAVEAEVRLAKRAESLGFDGLWARDVPTFWPRFGDAGGAFDTWPLLSHLAAHTDDIALGTSSVVLSLRHPIHVAKSAATVDRFSDGRLVMGIASGDRDPEYPAFGVDPDERGERFRERVAAVRAIWREEFPEIEGSWGRLDGELDVLPKPTTETLPLLPTGNARQSDEWIADHGDGWLFYHLPESTLESYLERWREQTTDKPFAIAVRVAFAEDPTAEPEPLHLGYRAGVEWFREYFHRLESYGLDHVIVGLEADDPQAAMETFASTVLQEL
- a CDS encoding translation initiation factor IF-2 subunit beta, translating into MNYEAALDRAYDVLPDQPREAGERLSIPEPEGQTDGAFTRLTNLEAIADALSRDAQHLHSTIQREFGTNGQFDGGEARYNGSFDIADFQAAIDAYTAEYVTCSECGLPDTVLKTEDGVDMLRCQACGAFRPVSKGSSNTTQQNTPTLEEGETYEVKITGTGREGDGVAEKGKYTIFVSGAREGQVVNAYIESISGTLAFGRVQ
- a CDS encoding pirin family protein — its product is MHGIVTQSKSLYKAPRTTVSQDQGKFRIHFNFPGRNHPDHDDHGYGPLATVVESFMDPDTLIGMHPHRNEEIISWVPDGVMRHDDRQGNELVTDPDHLLVMNAGREFWHEERTLAEDPPLRMLQIFVRPHSLGLEPTIQHEPIPTPVDGEWRHLFGPEGTTAPAYVRNQVHCHDVRLPEGASVEFPTVEGWDTYFYVFDGAVAVAGTDFDRAESGLLVSGGETITATSDAVVVAFSIDPTAPVTRQGTIGR
- a CDS encoding PAS domain-containing protein, with the translated sequence MRSDAPGSSLVLHAGSDDGLVGDAVESLGTDEATVRAVDSEAAALTAVREESVGCLVCESEFADGDGLELLSALETSAPLLPTLFLTDDPSLGDAALSAGATDIVVKQDGLDPVAVLARRLENTLSRGPAVTRDADEEAVALLQSMYDVTTDTESSFEAKVDRLLRLGCETFSLSNGFLTRIEGGEADGKQTIVQSRGPHEKLSPGESCPLSRAYCRETVRTDGLLAFEDAVEAGWTDDPSYEEFGLGCYIGGKVVVDGELYGTLCFADTEPRQTPFTELERTAVRLMSEWVSYELEGQQARAELELKERAMDEAPVGILISDPDQHDNPAVYVNDQFTEMTGYPEADALGRNCRFLQGERTDPEPVAELRAAIDAERPVSVELRNYRRDGTEFWNRVSVAPIRNSEGEVTNYVGFQEDVTERKEHELELKLRNRAISAAPIGITIHDTSAPALPVTYANSGFEAITGYEPTAIEGEPLSMLAGAETEPERAGALETVGGESASETLLLYRTDGSPFWGRVSIAPVTDEDGETTHAVGFLQDVTETKQHAEEIERRLDEFGDVLAAELQTPLRDARSRLAADLDELSPGDLSAALAAIERTDSLIDDLTTVHSFSVKSRDVFETDGSAPGTDP
- a CDS encoding response regulator receiver protein translates to MDHLITDVVICEQNRTRAELYALWLDQVDAAVALTAREAADAVDEGTAVVVLDQRFAGEKTRNLLSLVRSESPLSRVIETRERSSPFPELGLDHHLVKPVFEAELTDLVGTLLLRANYHLVLRLYYQTTAPLLSLQSQTEPNDAAVEQRERLEARAERLKDVIGTYQAAMSEDDIAAVKDAVNYTPVRKAHDSDTDTGSKYRPDKCSRCREPWNSSPSEGGTRVTRLGAYVWRCGNCGHVQMRADPSHQDVGKFRR
- a CDS encoding L-aspartate oxidase, producing MRDRLQTAETVAVRDDPIDHETVSVPVLVVGAGAAGARAAIALADAGVEPLVIGKSDHGDAHTTWAAGGINAALGSLDPEDDWTIHAADTLDEGHYINDPEAVELTAKHMPDRIRELADWGMPFDRTEDGKINQRYFGAQSFRRTCFVGDRTGEAMLDTLVAKAQSMDIPYRDNVMVTRLLTDGERVAGAMGFDMESGEFVLFRSDHVVLAAGGSSALYHRHSSRADENNGDGPALALGAGARLMDIEFVQFHPTGMVGARYGEEWDGRLVTEAVRGEGGRLINAEGERFMERYSPDQMELDARDVVARAIAQEIREGRGTDNGGVYLDISHRDDQYIKDRLPSMVERFGSLGVDITEAPMEVAPTAHYSMGGVDIDSSTGETGVPGLYAVGETVAGVHGANRLGGNSLAETVAIGKLVGEHVAEQVDDTVPAVTASQRALAQREFHALAELADSEGEVTARELLADLGDILWEHAGILRDEASLREGLAELDALRARTADLRIDGDRTSREFEFAVDLSFSLPIAETMLRAALERTESRGAHYRTDYPETDGDWRRNIVMSEGPTGLDLRTRGVAEPSSEVQDAVDTGYELDYHHLE
- a CDS encoding SOS response-associated peptidase yields the protein MCGRYSLFAHPADIEARFDAAFDFEFEARYNAAPSQSLPVITGEDPDTIQRMEWGLVPSFAESRNDHGYINARAKTLAEKRSFADAYESRRCLVPADGMYEWVEQNGSKQPYRVALPDDDLFAMAGLYERWEPPQRQTGLGEFGASGDQGGQDEVVETFTIVTTEPNDTVADLHHRMAVILSPDEESQWLTGDTDTVADLLDPYGDPMRTYPISTAVNSPSNDSPDIIEPVDG
- a CDS encoding DUF5658 family protein, with protein sequence MPVVSTAESDDALLTLRRERRMTRSHAVLWALILATTAADIVLTMVGLEAGLREGNVVMAAMLAEFGLAGLGLVKFAAMAWLVAGWALLDDRNAAVFLALFATVTCAVVVSNALLLFG